A genomic stretch from Empedobacter stercoris includes:
- a CDS encoding DUF5689 domain-containing protein — MNTISKITLATALSLGLFTAQSCVQDDDYSTPPIECNLPTANITLPELMQKVNSNQLNVDENKAILDDLILEAYVISSDETGNIYKTISIQDDPVNPTVGTQIEINAGNLYTKYPLGSKIQIRLKGLRAQQDTRAGIVKIGSVDPSFDIGRIGLTEYEKYVVKTCEPIQAIQPKEFNSLAEAMRNENVNTLVKINNVQFLQPDVDKTYGTASQIENRELVDKTGSRSGVVLRNSNFADWKDEPLPTGSGSITVVVSKYGSTWQVYIRDTKDVNFDQPRFDVGGGQNPGGGNDTEAANLLFKGSDFNVWADFMSSINAKFGLKDYATSAVGLGRDDSNALQIKGTPAGNDYVFTAKLTNELPTNPKKITFYVKGKSGKSLSLNVNKSTTGFTPFNVGELANQPVTVSGAENNQYNGAIDTKGEWVLVTLNIEGLDIQKTVGNDLFSLKVGKEVAYDLIIDNIKID; from the coding sequence ATGAATACAATATCAAAAATAACATTAGCTACAGCCTTAAGTTTAGGCTTATTTACAGCACAGTCGTGTGTACAAGATGACGACTATTCAACTCCTCCAATCGAGTGTAACTTACCTACAGCGAATATTACTTTACCAGAGTTAATGCAAAAAGTGAATTCGAATCAATTAAACGTTGATGAGAATAAAGCAATTCTTGATGATTTAATTTTAGAAGCGTATGTTATTTCAAGCGATGAAACAGGAAATATCTACAAAACAATTTCTATTCAAGATGATCCAGTAAATCCAACTGTCGGAACTCAAATAGAAATTAATGCAGGTAATCTATATACAAAATACCCTTTAGGTTCTAAGATTCAAATTCGTCTTAAAGGCTTAAGAGCTCAACAAGATACAAGAGCAGGTATTGTAAAAATCGGATCAGTGGACCCTTCTTTTGATATAGGTCGTATAGGTCTTACAGAGTATGAGAAATATGTAGTTAAAACATGTGAGCCTATTCAAGCTATTCAGCCAAAAGAGTTCAATAGTTTAGCAGAGGCAATGAGAAATGAGAATGTGAACACATTAGTTAAGATTAACAATGTACAATTCTTACAACCAGATGTTGATAAAACATATGGTACAGCATCTCAAATAGAGAACAGAGAATTAGTTGATAAAACAGGAAGCCGTTCAGGTGTAGTATTAAGAAACTCAAACTTTGCAGATTGGAAAGACGAGCCATTACCAACAGGAAGTGGTTCTATTACAGTTGTAGTTTCTAAATATGGGTCTACTTGGCAAGTATATATCCGTGATACAAAAGATGTCAACTTTGATCAACCTCGTTTTGATGTAGGTGGAGGACAAAATCCAGGTGGCGGAAATGATACAGAAGCTGCTAACTTGTTATTTAAAGGATCTGATTTTAACGTTTGGGCAGATTTTATGTCTTCTATTAACGCAAAATTTGGACTTAAAGACTATGCAACAAGTGCTGTAGGTTTAGGAAGAGATGATTCGAATGCATTACAAATAAAAGGAACACCAGCAGGTAACGATTATGTATTTACTGCAAAGTTAACAAACGAACTTCCTACTAATCCGAAGAAAATTACATTCTATGTAAAAGGTAAATCAGGAAAATCATTATCATTAAATGTAAACAAATCTACAACTGGTTTTACACCTTTTAATGTAGGCGAATTAGCAAATCAACCAGTTACAGTTTCTGGAGCAGAAAATAACCAATACAATGGTGCAATAGATACAAAAGGAGAATGGGTTCTTGTAACCTTAAATATTGAAGGACTTGATATTCAAAAAACAGTCGGAAATGACTTATTTTCTTTAAAAGTAGGAAAAGAAGTTGCGTACGATTTAATTATCGATAATATCAAAATTGATTAA
- a CDS encoding SusC/RagA family TonB-linked outer membrane protein, translated as MRRIITSLSLLAFLGLGTAAFAQVTGVVNDADNFPESDVEVSVKGTDKVVYTDLDGKFDIDAKIGDVLVINGKEFTVTSNSLGTLKYVATTSSPVDLSEVVVKSIFNAPSKSGVTTVKAKDLEQMNPSVSIDQMLGGKAAGLSSQAMSGAPGATANVTIRGAIGLNGGVKSPLYVVDGTYMTASDVNTINPADIEEVKVLKDASQLAIFGSRGANGVIIMKTKSAKKGEAIVSYSSRIGVNDMVDLPNINLMNAEQLLNYQNSLSTIPNLGLGQARTSEEIARLSKNDHKWSDDLYKNGLTSSHFVSISKNDGESSNNFSIGYDKNEGAVQYYNGLERISATFNNTTKVKDWLRYGVNVNGSYTTLDSPRDRVNAQSPFFNTLMNRPYETFYQMDANGDYALDEQGDRIYNPNANYMGYPVADEMENTDAETRYLRIYGTGFVEADITKNVSARTTFGATYNRTQYENFLKPSALLSELLGDAGAKTDRSTDRFDYNWRNEVSYENSFGKHNLRVTAATEYINQSLYSMSLYGAGFPNDNLQTQGSATLIEQNSRSERWRVTKFGYLGAASYDFANKYFVDAYVRRDGTSLAGLDNKYGTFWGVALGWNLAKENFLRDAKAVSNLTLKASYGEVGDDSGLARYANMNLMNILGTYNGNPASFPTTNLADVNATWETNKKFNVGVDFGFFGSRLTGSAAYFNELRSDFIFNKQLSAEAGGYITTVNAGEIKTEGVELELNYDVIRSKNFDLSFYGNVTNLNYKVNELADGQNSLIMSDSYESMIHVSGGKPYQFYLVKHAGVDANTGKDLYFDKDGNITDVYDGGDAVATNKTPLPKLMGGFGLNAKFYGFDINADFTYSAGGYMYNNTYAYLTDPTSLDNHVVEAANYWKQPGDHAAFAMPNTTGPEYSTKYLESSDYIAFRSLSLGYNFSKLVEGTFVKNLRMFAQVQNLALWTNYHGNPIAGTGTSESSAAGSSGYVSNSFTAFSYPLVRFFSIGFNVSF; from the coding sequence ATGAGGAGAATAATCACATCTTTGAGTTTATTGGCTTTCCTTGGTTTAGGAACAGCTGCATTTGCTCAAGTAACAGGTGTTGTAAATGACGCAGATAATTTTCCGGAATCGGATGTAGAAGTATCTGTAAAAGGTACGGACAAAGTTGTCTATACTGATTTAGACGGAAAATTTGATATTGATGCTAAAATTGGAGATGTTTTAGTAATTAATGGGAAAGAATTCACAGTAACAAGCAATAGCTTAGGAACTTTAAAGTATGTTGCTACAACAAGTAGTCCAGTTGATTTAAGTGAAGTAGTTGTAAAATCTATTTTCAACGCTCCATCTAAATCAGGTGTAACAACTGTTAAGGCAAAAGATTTAGAACAGATGAACCCTTCTGTTTCTATTGACCAAATGTTGGGAGGTAAAGCGGCTGGTTTGTCATCTCAAGCAATGAGTGGTGCTCCTGGTGCAACTGCTAACGTTACAATTCGTGGAGCAATTGGTTTGAATGGTGGTGTAAAATCTCCATTATATGTTGTTGATGGTACGTATATGACAGCTTCTGATGTTAATACAATTAACCCTGCAGATATCGAAGAAGTAAAGGTATTGAAAGATGCTTCTCAATTAGCAATCTTTGGATCTCGTGGAGCGAACGGTGTAATCATCATGAAAACTAAATCTGCGAAAAAAGGTGAAGCAATTGTAAGCTATTCGTCTCGTATTGGAGTTAACGATATGGTTGACTTGCCAAATATTAATTTGATGAATGCCGAGCAATTGTTAAATTACCAAAATAGTTTAAGTACTATTCCTAATTTAGGATTAGGACAAGCTCGTACTTCAGAAGAAATCGCACGTTTATCAAAGAATGACCACAAATGGTCTGATGATTTATACAAAAATGGTTTAACATCATCTCACTTTGTTTCGATTAGTAAAAATGATGGTGAATCATCAAATAATTTTTCTATTGGATATGATAAGAACGAGGGTGCTGTACAGTATTATAATGGTTTAGAAAGAATTTCTGCAACATTTAATAATACAACTAAAGTAAAAGATTGGTTACGTTACGGTGTTAATGTAAATGGATCTTATACAACTTTAGATTCTCCTCGTGACCGTGTGAATGCACAATCACCTTTCTTTAATACATTAATGAATCGCCCATACGAAACATTCTATCAAATGGATGCAAACGGTGATTATGCATTAGATGAACAAGGAGATCGTATCTACAATCCAAATGCAAACTACATGGGATACCCTGTTGCAGATGAGATGGAAAATACTGATGCTGAAACAAGATATTTACGTATTTATGGGACTGGATTTGTAGAAGCTGATATTACAAAAAATGTATCAGCACGTACAACTTTTGGTGCAACATATAACCGCACACAATATGAAAACTTCCTAAAACCATCTGCGTTATTATCTGAATTATTAGGTGATGCTGGTGCTAAAACAGATAGAAGTACAGATCGTTTCGATTACAACTGGCGTAATGAGGTTTCTTACGAAAATAGTTTTGGAAAACATAACTTACGCGTAACAGCTGCAACAGAATATATTAACCAAAGTTTATATTCAATGTCTTTATATGGAGCAGGTTTTCCTAACGATAATTTACAAACGCAAGGTTCAGCTACTTTAATCGAACAAAATTCAAGATCAGAAAGATGGAGAGTAACTAAATTTGGTTATTTAGGGGCAGCGTCTTATGATTTTGCTAATAAATATTTTGTAGATGCTTATGTTCGTCGTGACGGTACTTCTTTAGCAGGTTTAGATAATAAATATGGAACATTCTGGGGTGTTGCTTTGGGATGGAATTTAGCAAAAGAGAACTTTTTACGTGATGCAAAAGCAGTTAGTAATTTAACACTTAAAGCATCATACGGTGAAGTAGGAGATGACTCAGGTTTGGCACGTTATGCAAATATGAACTTGATGAATATCTTAGGAACTTATAATGGTAATCCTGCAAGTTTTCCTACAACTAACTTAGCTGATGTTAATGCAACTTGGGAAACTAACAAGAAATTTAATGTAGGAGTTGATTTCGGATTCTTTGGAAGTCGTTTAACAGGTTCTGCTGCATATTTCAATGAATTACGTTCAGACTTTATTTTTAACAAACAACTATCTGCAGAAGCAGGAGGATATATAACAACTGTTAATGCTGGAGAAATTAAAACAGAAGGTGTTGAGTTAGAGTTAAACTATGATGTAATTCGTTCTAAAAACTTTGATTTATCTTTCTACGGTAACGTAACAAACTTAAATTACAAAGTTAATGAATTAGCAGATGGTCAAAATTCATTGATCATGTCTGATTCTTACGAAAGTATGATTCATGTATCAGGTGGTAAACCTTACCAATTCTATTTAGTAAAACATGCAGGTGTTGACGCAAATACGGGTAAAGATTTGTACTTTGATAAAGACGGAAACATAACGGATGTTTATGATGGTGGTGACGCTGTTGCAACAAATAAAACGCCACTTCCAAAATTAATGGGAGGTTTCGGATTGAATGCAAAATTCTACGGATTTGACATTAATGCAGACTTTACATACTCAGCAGGTGGATACATGTACAACAACACATACGCATACTTAACAGATCCAACATCTTTAGATAACCACGTGGTAGAAGCAGCAAATTACTGGAAACAACCAGGTGATCATGCAGCATTTGCAATGCCTAATACAACAGGGCCAGAATATTCTACAAAATATTTAGAGAGCTCAGATTATATCGCATTCCGTAGTTTATCATTAGGATACAATTTCTCTAAGTTAGTAGAAGGTACTTTTGTTAAAAATTTAAGAATGTTTGCTCAAGTACAAAACTTAGCATTGTGGACAAATTACCATGGTAACCCAATTGCTGGTACAGGAACAAGTGAAAGTAGTGCGGCAGGATCATCAGGATATGTATCTAACTCATTTACAGCGTTCTCTTATCCGTTAGTTCGTTTTTTTTCAATCGGATTTAATGTATCATTCTAA
- a CDS encoding RagB/SusD family nutrient uptake outer membrane protein, which translates to MKKNILVLSLLACALSFTSCSDDDINQKPFDAIEVSDYYKTESDFTNALNGVYKGFGQAGYYAGLSNASDIIAVGDIMSDNLILDPNGRRSGQRAHTWAYNSNSVPTSIYSTSYNIISRANIILANADNLPDGDFKNNVVAQAKAVRALAHFEVARTYAEIPTQSADAPTTVGIAYIDQYDPKAMPKRDATIAETYDKMIADLEAAIPNLKATKEASVINQYAAQALLGKIYLYKGDYKKAIEFTQPAVDAVAPANPSELAALWTSNNSNGVLFEIPFVNSGDPTIGTNFSQGATDENIVIEYAVDKDFYALYNQETEPERVNAYFKVFTPSNHDYQQVIAVNKYINGKVKLGLNNGRYLRVEEAILNLAEAQYLAGDSASALTTLNKLRDVRYSSYEGGETGAAIFDAIQLERRKELAFENGDRWFTLKRLQGVSGISSAYTSGIQRSGNGYLADGTGTSSSELTLKAGDFKWQFPIPQSVLNLNTNMTQTPGY; encoded by the coding sequence ATGAAAAAAAATATTTTAGTATTATCATTATTAGCTTGTGCATTAAGTTTTACATCATGTAGTGATGATGATATCAATCAAAAACCATTCGACGCTATTGAAGTTTCAGATTATTACAAAACAGAATCTGATTTTACCAATGCATTAAATGGAGTATACAAAGGTTTTGGTCAAGCAGGTTATTATGCAGGATTAAGCAATGCAAGTGATATTATCGCAGTTGGTGATATTATGTCTGACAACTTAATCTTAGATCCTAATGGACGTCGTTCAGGACAAAGAGCGCATACATGGGCATATAATTCTAACTCTGTACCAACAAGTATTTATTCAACATCATACAATATTATCTCAAGAGCCAATATTATTTTAGCTAATGCAGATAATTTACCTGATGGTGATTTCAAGAATAATGTTGTCGCTCAAGCAAAAGCTGTTCGTGCATTAGCACACTTTGAGGTAGCTCGCACTTATGCCGAAATTCCTACACAATCTGCAGATGCACCTACAACTGTAGGTATTGCATATATCGATCAATATGATCCAAAAGCAATGCCTAAACGTGATGCTACAATTGCAGAAACGTACGATAAAATGATTGCAGATTTAGAAGCAGCTATTCCAAATTTGAAAGCAACAAAAGAAGCGTCTGTAATTAATCAATATGCAGCTCAAGCTTTATTAGGTAAAATATATTTATACAAAGGAGATTACAAGAAAGCAATCGAATTTACACAACCTGCTGTTGATGCAGTAGCACCAGCTAATCCTTCTGAATTAGCAGCGTTGTGGACATCTAATAATAGCAATGGAGTATTATTCGAAATTCCATTTGTTAATTCTGGAGATCCTACAATTGGTACAAATTTTAGTCAAGGAGCAACTGATGAAAATATTGTAATTGAATACGCGGTAGATAAAGATTTTTATGCTTTATACAATCAAGAAACAGAACCTGAGCGTGTTAATGCATATTTCAAAGTTTTTACCCCTTCTAATCATGATTATCAACAAGTAATTGCTGTTAATAAATACATCAATGGTAAAGTTAAATTAGGATTAAATAACGGTCGTTATTTACGTGTTGAAGAAGCAATCTTAAATTTAGCGGAAGCTCAATATTTAGCAGGAGACAGTGCAAGTGCATTAACAACTCTTAATAAATTGAGAGATGTACGTTACTCTTCATACGAAGGAGGAGAAACAGGAGCTGCTATTTTTGATGCAATCCAATTAGAGCGTCGCAAAGAATTAGCTTTCGAAAACGGTGACCGTTGGTTCACATTAAAACGTTTACAAGGTGTTAGTGGAATTTCTTCAGCTTACACAAGTGGAATTCAGAGAAGTGGAAATGGATATTTAGCAGATGGTACTGGTACATCTTCTTCTGAATTAACATTAAAAGCTGGTGATTTCAAATGGCAATTTCCAATTCCTCAATCTGTATTAAATTTAAATACAAATATGACGCAAACTCCAGGTTATTAA
- a CDS encoding SusC/RagA family TonB-linked outer membrane protein, producing the protein MRRRLTSLGLLAFLGLGTMAFAQVTGVVNDANNFPESDVEVTVKGTDKVAYTDENGNFNIDAKVGDTLVINGKEFKVTSTNLGALKFADETKDLDEVVVIGFGQTKTVKEITGATSTMTSKSIEDLPVASVDKMLQGRVSGVQTGNASGQPGGMANVRVRGISSINGSTNPIWIVDGVRVSSGDLTRNNTTSNILASMNPDDIESVTVLKDAVSTAVYGADAGAGVIIVTTKSGRKGAAKFNFSSSIGWNDRAVEGYRPFTANEYKEYLAVGVMNRYQAANPGMFDDLTMTYKTLADGALGASVAGIYNSTADTNWKDETQKKGFQQNVDFNVSGANDRLSYYASANYFKQESVIKNSDFKRLAFTNKLSYQATDKLKLSTDIQMSYSNLKSLPDGGGFANPILSQYFNRPTDPVRNADGSYYWDPSSGRLSNGQFNPAALLDLNYSKAQTARVFANFKAEYDIWKNIKYTLVFAPEYINIEEDRYYSPLHGDGFSRNGMSNAYVSRYFNFNVQNMVSWNQKYDLHNVGVSLIQEAYKSDSKFLNASAQNVGSPNLETLTNFVVPLGYGGTRGVSSRWGYAATAHYDYDRLILVDASYRRDILSQFMPGQKEGDFWSAGVGVDLARIGMLKGSRAISMMKLRASYGKIGNQVSANPYGLYSFNSNYNDAAGANYSGVFNPNLSWETVNPFNVGIDFGFLNDRIKFSAEYFNKKTKDLISSIPISGSQGMTSYVDNIGELVNEGFEFSLNADIIRGDRNQFNWNLGFNLSTLNNEITDLYGGEVKTSTTIMREGEGVRTFYLRKWAGVDAATGDPLWYINGKDGATTNNYNEAVQEVQGSFMSNVFGGLNTTLSYQGFSLDLQFTYGFGGKIYDDWSSYAFSDGQYTANYPGYGDVMGDYWTPENTTASNPKPVYGGNKRSNAASTRFLYDADYIRLSNARLAYTFDSKMLQGTGLNSVQMYVMANNAWTHNFDDRLKFDPETNIAGYTNFSLPVLKTFLLGVNVSF; encoded by the coding sequence ATGAGGAGAAGATTAACATCTTTGGGCTTATTAGCTTTCCTAGGGTTAGGAACAATGGCTTTTGCTCAAGTAACGGGTGTAGTTAACGATGCCAACAATTTCCCAGAGTCTGACGTAGAGGTTACTGTAAAAGGTACTGATAAAGTTGCATATACAGACGAGAATGGGAATTTTAACATTGATGCTAAAGTAGGAGATACATTAGTAATCAATGGAAAAGAATTTAAAGTAACTTCTACTAACTTAGGAGCTTTAAAATTTGCTGATGAAACAAAAGATTTAGACGAGGTTGTTGTTATTGGTTTTGGTCAAACAAAAACTGTAAAAGAAATAACAGGTGCTACAAGTACAATGACATCAAAATCTATTGAAGACCTTCCAGTTGCTTCTGTAGATAAAATGTTACAAGGACGTGTGTCTGGGGTACAAACAGGTAATGCTTCAGGGCAACCAGGAGGTATGGCTAATGTACGTGTACGTGGTATTTCTTCTATTAACGGTAGTACAAACCCAATTTGGATTGTTGATGGAGTACGTGTTTCAAGTGGTGATTTAACAAGAAATAATACTACAAGTAACATTTTAGCAAGTATGAATCCTGATGATATCGAAAGTGTAACTGTTTTAAAAGATGCCGTTTCAACAGCAGTATATGGTGCTGATGCAGGAGCAGGTGTAATTATTGTTACAACAAAATCAGGAAGAAAAGGTGCTGCTAAATTTAACTTCTCTTCATCTATTGGATGGAATGACCGTGCAGTTGAAGGGTACAGACCATTTACTGCTAACGAATACAAAGAGTATTTAGCTGTAGGTGTAATGAACAGATATCAAGCGGCAAATCCAGGAATGTTTGATGATTTGACAATGACTTATAAAACATTAGCAGATGGAGCTTTAGGAGCAAGTGTTGCTGGTATTTATAATTCTACAGCAGATACAAATTGGAAAGATGAAACTCAAAAGAAAGGGTTTCAACAAAATGTAGACTTTAATGTTTCTGGAGCTAATGATAGATTATCTTACTACGCTTCTGCTAACTATTTTAAACAAGAGTCTGTAATTAAAAATTCTGATTTCAAACGTTTAGCATTCACAAATAAATTATCTTACCAAGCAACTGATAAATTAAAATTATCTACAGACATCCAAATGTCTTATAGTAATTTAAAATCTTTGCCAGATGGAGGAGGATTTGCTAACCCTATTTTATCTCAATATTTTAATAGACCAACAGATCCAGTAAGAAACGCAGACGGTTCTTATTACTGGGATCCTTCAAGTGGTCGTTTATCAAATGGACAATTCAATCCAGCTGCTTTATTAGATTTAAACTACAGTAAAGCTCAGACTGCAAGAGTTTTTGCAAACTTTAAGGCTGAATATGATATTTGGAAAAATATTAAATACACATTAGTATTTGCCCCTGAATATATTAATATCGAAGAAGATAGATACTATAGCCCTTTACACGGAGATGGTTTTTCTAGAAACGGGATGAGTAATGCTTATGTAAGTAGATATTTCAATTTCAACGTACAGAATATGGTTAGTTGGAACCAAAAATATGATTTACATAATGTAGGTGTTTCGTTAATTCAAGAAGCATATAAATCTGATTCTAAATTCTTAAATGCGAGTGCTCAAAACGTAGGTTCTCCTAACTTAGAGACATTAACTAACTTTGTTGTGCCATTAGGATATGGTGGTACTAGAGGTGTTTCATCTCGTTGGGGATATGCAGCTACTGCACACTACGATTATGACAGATTAATTTTAGTAGACGCTTCTTATCGTCGTGATATTTTATCTCAATTTATGCCAGGTCAAAAAGAAGGAGATTTCTGGTCTGCTGGAGTAGGTGTTGATTTAGCTAGAATTGGAATGCTTAAAGGTAGCCGCGCTATATCGATGATGAAATTAAGAGCATCTTACGGTAAAATTGGTAACCAAGTATCTGCAAATCCTTATGGATTATATTCATTTAATTCGAATTACAATGATGCAGCAGGAGCAAATTATTCAGGAGTGTTTAATCCAAACTTGTCATGGGAAACTGTTAACCCATTCAACGTAGGGATCGATTTCGGATTCTTAAATGATCGTATTAAATTCTCTGCTGAATATTTCAACAAGAAAACAAAAGACTTAATTTCTAGTATTCCAATTTCAGGATCTCAAGGAATGACTTCTTACGTTGATAATATTGGAGAGTTAGTAAACGAAGGATTCGAATTCTCTTTAAATGCTGATATCATTAGAGGAGACCGTAATCAATTTAACTGGAATTTAGGATTTAACTTATCTACGTTAAATAACGAAATTACAGATTTATATGGTGGTGAAGTAAAAACTTCAACTACTATCATGAGAGAAGGTGAAGGTGTTCGTACATTCTATTTAAGAAAATGGGCTGGTGTAGACGCTGCAACTGGTGATCCATTATGGTACATTAACGGTAAAGATGGAGCAACAACAAATAACTATAATGAAGCTGTACAAGAAGTACAAGGTTCATTTATGAGTAATGTGTTTGGAGGTCTTAATACAACATTATCTTACCAAGGATTCTCATTAGATTTACAATTCACATACGGATTTGGAGGGAAAATCTATGACGATTGGTCTTCTTACGCTTTTAGTGATGGACAATATACAGCAAACTACCCTGGTTATGGAGATGTAATGGGAGATTATTGGACACCTGAAAATACAACAGCTTCTAATCCAAAACCAGTTTATGGAGGAAATAAAAGATCAAACGCGGCTTCTACACGCTTCTTGTATGATGCAGATTACATTCGTTTAAGTAACGCAAGATTAGCCTATACATTTGACTCTAAAATGTTGCAAGGAACTGGACTTAATTCAGTTCAAATGTATGTGATGGCAAATAACGCCTGGACACACAATTTTGATGATAGATTGAAGTTTGATCCAGAAACTAACATTGCTGGGTACACAAACTTTAGTTTACCTGTATTAAAAACATTCTTATTAGGTGTTAACGTTAGTTTCTAA
- a CDS encoding RagB/SusD family nutrient uptake outer membrane protein — protein MKKRLLSIAFITASILSFNVSCSDDFVEREFYQDVEQAPLKSLQEVQAFVRGAYVSMRANTYYGADFLAYGEVRSDNMYSNLAGGYYQNVQNYTMLSTDGYATSTWNQIYAMVAKTNIVINTDIATLDGTDLDRSKASFSQGQAYGLRAIAFFDLLRLYGQKYTGGDLGIVIPTKFDPKAKMARATIAETEAQIDADFTKALELMTNNTGSGLTKTDLGVPALKALMSRFYLYKGDYAKVRTLTNELAAEGYTTPIASGLLKESFNYTLNGAASNSIFELAVGQVSSLGTTSYGYRLNPSGYANIQLKAGVADELYQASDIRKSLINEKGFITGKYTNISGNDNIKMIRNEEVLLNGVEAELNGGDVAKAVTYFNTLITQRGLEPVTTVTMDDLKDERARELMGEGQRQWDLLRWGDKSYVPTTVDPALIAFPIPRAEINIDGTLIKQNPGYEL, from the coding sequence ATGAAAAAAAGATTATTAAGTATAGCATTCATAACGGCATCGATATTATCATTCAATGTATCGTGTAGTGATGATTTCGTTGAAAGAGAATTTTACCAAGATGTTGAACAGGCTCCTTTAAAAAGTTTACAAGAAGTTCAAGCTTTCGTAAGAGGTGCATATGTATCGATGAGAGCAAACACATATTATGGAGCAGATTTCTTAGCGTACGGAGAAGTAAGATCAGACAATATGTATAGTAATTTAGCTGGAGGATACTACCAAAATGTACAAAACTATACAATGTTATCAACAGATGGTTACGCAACAAGTACATGGAATCAAATCTATGCAATGGTGGCGAAAACAAACATTGTTATTAATACTGATATTGCAACATTAGATGGTACAGATTTAGATCGATCAAAAGCTTCTTTCTCTCAAGGACAAGCTTATGGTTTAAGAGCAATTGCATTCTTCGACTTATTGAGACTTTATGGTCAAAAATATACAGGTGGAGACTTAGGAATTGTTATTCCAACTAAATTTGATCCAAAAGCTAAAATGGCTCGTGCAACAATTGCTGAAACTGAAGCACAAATCGATGCAGATTTTACAAAAGCTTTAGAATTAATGACAAATAATACAGGATCAGGATTAACAAAAACTGATTTAGGTGTTCCTGCTTTGAAAGCTTTAATGTCAAGATTCTACTTATACAAAGGTGATTACGCTAAAGTTAGAACTTTAACAAATGAATTGGCTGCAGAGGGTTATACAACTCCAATTGCTTCAGGTTTATTAAAAGAATCTTTTAACTATACGTTAAATGGAGCAGCTTCAAATTCAATTTTCGAATTAGCAGTTGGACAAGTATCGTCTTTAGGAACTACATCTTATGGATATAGATTAAACCCAAGCGGGTACGCTAATATTCAACTTAAAGCAGGCGTGGCTGATGAGTTGTATCAAGCATCTGACATTAGAAAATCATTAATTAATGAAAAAGGATTCATTACTGGTAAATACACAAATATTTCAGGAAATGATAACATCAAAATGATCAGAAATGAAGAGGTTTTATTAAACGGTGTTGAAGCTGAATTAAACGGTGGTGATGTTGCTAAAGCTGTAACATATTTCAATACGTTAATTACTCAACGAGGTTTAGAACCTGTTACAACAGTAACAATGGACGATCTTAAAGATGAACGTGCACGTGAGTTAATGGGAGAAGGACAAAGACAATGGGATTTATTACGTTGGGGAGATAAATCTTATGTTCCAACAACGGTAGATCCAGCACTTATTGCTTTCCCTATTCCAAGAGCGGAAATCAATATTGATGGAACGTTAATTAAACAAAATCCAGGGTACGAGTTATAA